The Paenibacillus sp. G2S3 region GAGGATAAGGAATCGCTTCCAATTGTTCCACTTCGTTCTCGCCCAGATTAAGCTCTGCCAACAGTGCCTTTACAATGGCGGTGCTATCGGTCTTGCGGGTATCCAAAAATCCATCAATTAATCCGCTCTGGATAACGCCCTTATGGAACAGGCCGTCTGCTGCCGGCGTATTCATTAGTGTCCATACCTTCATACCGCCACCTGACTGTCCGAAGATGGTCACATTGTCCGGGTCGCCGCCGAAAGCTGTAATGTTTTCCTGAATCCATTTTAGAGCTGCTACCATATCGGCATTTCCGGCATTGGCGGAATTGACGTATTTATCTCCAAAAGGAGACAGGTTCATGTATCCCAGAATATTCAATCGATGATTTAGGGTTACTACGACCACATCGCCGAACTCGCTAAGCTTGTCTCCTTCATAAGCTACCTGTTCAATAGAAGAGCCAGCTGCGAAACCGCCCCCGTGCAGCCATACCATAACAGGCTTTTTGGCCTGCGGTTCAATGCTTTGGGTCCAGATGTTCAGATACTGACAATTTTCATCCATAGGCCAGTAACGGTGAGGAACCAGCACTTCCATTTGGGGGTGATCCTGGGTTAGCATGGGAGACACATAACCGTAAGCCAGTGCATCCTTAACCCCATCCCATGGGGCTACCTCTGTGGGCATCTGGAAACGTTTGGCATCTGCATACTTGATACCGTGGTAGATATACGTGCCGTTCACCTGAAAGCCTCTTATTTTTCCAGCTTTAGTCTGTACAATGGGTTCTGCTGAGGAACATACGAAATTTTTTGCTGTCATCATCGAAATCCTCCTTACCTAAGATAGCCCCATTATAATAAAAGAACGATAGTGAAAAATACAGGAAACTTATCTGCTTTATCCTTATTCTTTGCTTCTTTTCTGGAGGTCAGCAGATCTGGCCTCAGGATAAGAAAATAATCGTGATAAAAAAGTCAAGAATTCCTCATGTAGCAAAATTCATCACCATCCTCTAGCTGATTGCTAAGTACGAAAAAAATGTGGAATAATGTCCATATGAAAACTACCTATGAGGTCATCACAACCAATCGTTATACTCCGTTCCGGTTATTGCTTCATCGCCCGAATCATGTGCAGATGCATTGGCATGAAAATTTAGAGATCATTTTTGTCCTGAAGGGCACGATCGAGTTGTTTCGGCAACAAGAGCGGCATCTTCTGCACGAATCAGCCATTACCGTTATTAATTCGAAGGAGGTTCATTCGATCAGGGGCGATGAGAACAGCTTGATCTTAGCGCTGCAGGTGTCTCATTCTTATATAGAAGAGCAGTTTACAGTAATTAAAGAGCTGCAGTTCCATTGTGATTCTTATCTATACGACCATCAGCATCAGATCGAGTTCGATCCGATCCGGCAGATGTTGGCGTACATGATGCTGACGTATACGAAACAAGCACTGGGTTATGAGCTAGAGCTGAAAGGTCTGTTGTTCCGGCTCATGGCGTATCTTGTTAAATACTATTCCAAGCCATTGCAGGGCAAAGATACATCATCCGATGTGAAGTTCATGGATCGCCTCTTGGCCATTACCGAGTTCATTCAACATAATTATGCGAAGCCGATCTCTTTAACAGAGATTGCTGAGCAAGAATTTTTGTCGGTGCACTATTTGTCTCGATTTTTTCAAAAGTTTTTGGGTACGACCTTCTCTCAATATCTTAACGGTGTGCGTCTGGAGCATGCTTTAGATGAATTGAATTACAATGATTTAACGATCACCCAAGTGGCGCTGAATAACGGATTTCCCAGTATCAAATCATTTAATAAGGTATTCAAAGAGTTTTACGGAACAACGCCGAGAGAGTATCGAGCGAAGCGCGCGGGAGATATGTCCGCTTATGCGAATGCGAGAGCATCGAAGACTCCTAATTATCTGGAAATGAATCAACAGGATGCCTTCAAGGAGCTATTCAAATATTTGCCGAGCGAATCTAAGGAATCCGACTTTATTATGCAAGATAAAATGATCGTAAAGACAGAGAGCATCCACCTCGATGTAAATACTGCAACGCCGCTTATGCATACTTGGCGAAGATTGACTTCGATTGGCAAAGCGAAAGAGGGCTTATTCGGAGAGGTGCAGCGGCAGCTCATCCAGCTTCAGAAGGATATCGGTTTCTCCTATATCCGGTTTCATGGCATCTTCGACGACGAGATGATGGTGTATCATGAAAACGGACGAGGCGAGCCTTATTATCTGTTTACTTATGTGGATCAGCTATTTGACTTTTTCCTGAGCATTGGCCTGAAGCCTTTCATCGAGCTTGGGTTTATGCCTTCGAAGCTGGCGTCCGGAGATGCGACAATTTTCGTGAAAAAGAGTAATGTCAGCTATCCCAATCAATTAACGCGCTGGATGGGGCTCGTCGAAGCACTGATGGACCACTGTATCGAGCGGTACGGCGTTGAAGAGGTGACGACATGGTATGTTGAAGTATGGAATGAACCTGATGTTATCTCCTTTTGGAGCGGCACGCAAGAGCAGTATTTCACCTTCTATCAGGCAACCCATGAAGTGATCCGAAAGTATCCGAAGCTGAGAATGGGGGGGCCAAGCTTGTTGTCTCCAACGATTCTTAATGATACTTGGTTACAGGATTTTCTGTACTTCTGCATGCAGAATCATTGTTTACCTGACTTTATATCGTTCCATAGCTACCCGTTCGATCAGATTTTTTATGATGCCATGCAGCTCGATGGGGGGATGTCGGAGGAATTCGTTTGGACGGCAGAGGAAATGTCGAGGTATTGGACACTGTCCGCGGCTGAAGATTATCTATCGCAGGTCATCGCTAAAGCGCGTGATATTGTTGTTGAATCCGGAGCTAATATCAAGGAAATTCACTTGACGGAGTGGAATTCGAGCGGCAACCAACGAGATTTGATTCATGATACATGCTATCAATCCGCTTATATCGTGAAGAACGTCATCGATACGATCGACCAAGTGGATAGTCTTTGTTATTGGACGAGTACAGATTTTCTGGAAGAGTTTCTTGTGCCGAATCAAGTGTTTCACGGCGGACTCGGGCTGATGACGAACAACGGAATTGAGAAAGCTGCTTATCACGCTTATCAAATGCTTGCCAAATTAGGTTCTGAGATGATCCAGCGCGGCGAGAACTATTGTATTACGAGACAAGGGAATGAGATTCAGGTGCTCTTATTCCATTATGTACATACAGATGCCTTGTATCGTCGTAATGACGTCTCTCATTTGAATGAATACGACCGATACCGCATTTTCAAGCATAACGATCCGCTCGAGCTTACCTTGGAATTGTCGGGGCTTGCGCCAGGCAGCTATCAGATTCGCAAAACATCATTGAACCGGCAATGGGGCAGCTCCTACGATCGTTGGGTGGATATGGGACACCCCGTACATCTTCATTCGGAGGATATTGCCTACCTAAGGAGTGCGAGTCTGCCGAAACGGGAAATTTTCGTTCAACTCATCGATCAGCAATTTAATCTCAAAGCAGAGCTTTCACCGCATGAAGTCCAATTGTATGAAATGAAAAGAATCTAATCTATGATAAATCGACCCCTAGCAGGCATGTAGGGGTCTTTTTTGTCTTCTGACAGGTTCATATTTGACCTCACTACAATTTCACTAAGCTTAATAAGGTTTCAAAGAGGTTAAATTTGCGATGGAACAGGGATAAATAGCGGGAAGTTATTGTTGTTAGCGCTTACTATAATGAAAGCATGATAATGAGCAGGAGGTAAACACATATGTCAACCAAACAAGTACCATGGTTTGAACGAATCAGCTATTCACTTACCGATACTGCATCCAATCTCGTCTTTCAAGTAGTAACAACCTATTTGTTGTTCTACTACACAGATTCGATCGGAATGAGTGCGGCTGCTGTAGGTACATTATTTTTAATCGCCCGGGTTATCGATGCTTTTGACAGCCCTTTCTTCGGGATCATGATCGATAAGACAAATACCAGATGGGGGAAATCGCGTCCATGGTTCCTATGGTTAGCCTTGCCATTTTCCGTTATCGCTGTGCTAACGTTCTCTGTACCGGATATTAGTCCGTCGGGACAAATTGTGTACGCTTACGTGACCTATATCCTGTTAGGGATTTTATATGCAGGTATCAATTTGCCGGTCACTTCTATTCTGCCGAGTCTATCGAGTGATCCGCAAGAGAGAACGGTTATTGGTACGATCCGTGTCCTGTTCGCCATGGTAGGGACGATTGCTGTAACCACCTTTACATTGCCGATTGTTCATAAATTAGGGCAAGGCAATGATGCCAAAGGCTTTACCTGGACGATGATTATTTTTG contains the following coding sequences:
- a CDS encoding carboxylesterase family protein; protein product: MMTAKNFVCSSAEPIVQTKAGKIRGFQVNGTYIYHGIKYADAKRFQMPTEVAPWDGVKDALAYGYVSPMLTQDHPQMEVLVPHRYWPMDENCQYLNIWTQSIEPQAKKPVMVWLHGGGFAAGSSIEQVAYEGDKLSEFGDVVVVTLNHRLNILGYMNLSPFGDKYVNSANAGNADMVAALKWIQENITAFGGDPDNVTIFGQSGGGMKVWTLMNTPAADGLFHKGVIQSGLIDGFLDTRKTDSTAIVKALLAELNLGENEVEQLEAIPYPQLAAAYNKVAPALAMQGEYIGGNPMPNEFYVGDPREVGFTEHAKSIPVLIGSVFGEFAFGPGVPNKEGLPEEATMEMLTQKYGNHTEELVTQFREAYPDKHLSDLLFLDTFFRIPTKDFIEKKSLHGEAPIYSYLFAYEFPFEGGKTAWHCAEIPFVFHNTERVPVCLIPGVSDRMEERISGAWVSFARYGNPSLPSLPQWPACKPGDEATMIFDRNCTVKHNFDHALMETLLKTNPKLPFLPSNEAEEEGFILH
- a CDS encoding helix-turn-helix domain-containing protein codes for the protein MKTTYEVITTNRYTPFRLLLHRPNHVQMHWHENLEIIFVLKGTIELFRQQERHLLHESAITVINSKEVHSIRGDENSLILALQVSHSYIEEQFTVIKELQFHCDSYLYDHQHQIEFDPIRQMLAYMMLTYTKQALGYELELKGLLFRLMAYLVKYYSKPLQGKDTSSDVKFMDRLLAITEFIQHNYAKPISLTEIAEQEFLSVHYLSRFFQKFLGTTFSQYLNGVRLEHALDELNYNDLTITQVALNNGFPSIKSFNKVFKEFYGTTPREYRAKRAGDMSAYANARASKTPNYLEMNQQDAFKELFKYLPSESKESDFIMQDKMIVKTESIHLDVNTATPLMHTWRRLTSIGKAKEGLFGEVQRQLIQLQKDIGFSYIRFHGIFDDEMMVYHENGRGEPYYLFTYVDQLFDFFLSIGLKPFIELGFMPSKLASGDATIFVKKSNVSYPNQLTRWMGLVEALMDHCIERYGVEEVTTWYVEVWNEPDVISFWSGTQEQYFTFYQATHEVIRKYPKLRMGGPSLLSPTILNDTWLQDFLYFCMQNHCLPDFISFHSYPFDQIFYDAMQLDGGMSEEFVWTAEEMSRYWTLSAAEDYLSQVIAKARDIVVESGANIKEIHLTEWNSSGNQRDLIHDTCYQSAYIVKNVIDTIDQVDSLCYWTSTDFLEEFLVPNQVFHGGLGLMTNNGIEKAAYHAYQMLAKLGSEMIQRGENYCITRQGNEIQVLLFHYVHTDALYRRNDVSHLNEYDRYRIFKHNDPLELTLELSGLAPGSYQIRKTSLNRQWGSSYDRWVDMGHPVHLHSEDIAYLRSASLPKREIFVQLIDQQFNLKAELSPHEVQLYEMKRI